A window of the Arachis duranensis cultivar V14167 chromosome 5, aradu.V14167.gnm2.J7QH, whole genome shotgun sequence genome harbors these coding sequences:
- the LOC107489756 gene encoding putative F-box protein At3g16210, whose protein sequence is MANHSNQIPNDLALKILAKLPVKSLKRFNCVQKSWLNLLENPDFKSMYYENLKSKSAPSSPLLLWRECSKSTGNIYGNNVHLLSGKRYENIVTLVMPSLFEGYDDSSCVLDCVNGIICHYVEGGTDIEIGFWNPKTDEHKIIPPSIIINDEPGFHGHVTVQGFGYDNMNDDYKVIHCAYYMYVYNGIFLEEPTLRIWQIYSLKNNCWKKLDLEMTKTTNINKASVAYLNGVCHWWGSEFATNGFEEQVLVSFNLSTETFQTTSIVWLQINDAHPTRSLVVLNESVTLISSFDEDSRIEMSILGEVGVKESWVKLFTFTLGPFSDLRIPIVKMGNKCDIIFFIRNDSNELASFDVITGKVIHNINIKTLMFSTWIYKESLLSFTKEIN, encoded by the coding sequence atggCAAATCACAGCAATCAGATTCCTAATGATCTTGCATTGAAAATTCTAGCAAAATTACCTGTTAAATCTTTGAAGCGATTTAATTGTGTGCAAAAGTCTTGGCTAAATTTACTTGAGAATCCTGATTTTAAGAGCATGTACTATGagaatttaaaatctaaatctGCTCCTTCATCGCCTCTGCTTCTATGGAGAGAGTGTTCCAAAAGCACTGGAAACATTTATGGAAATAATGTACATTTGCTTTCTGGAAAGAGATATGAAAATATAGTTACATTAGTTATGCCAAGTCTGTTTGAGGGGTATGATGATTCTAGCTGTGTTTTAGACTGTGTTAATGGCATTATATGTCACTATGTAGAAGGTGGTACTGATATAGAAATAGGATTTTGGAACCCTAAAACCGACGAACATAAAATTATTCCTCCgagtattattattaatgatGAGCCCGGCTTTCATGGTCATGTAACAGTTCAGGGTTTTGGTTATGATAATATGAATGATGACTATAAAGTGATTCATTGTGCATATTATATGTATGTTTATAATGGAATATTCTTAGAAGAGCCTACTCTAAGAATTTGGCAAATTTATAgtctaaaaaataattgttgGAAGAAGCTTGATCTTGAAATGACTAAGAcgacaaatataaataaagctTCTGTAGCGTACTTGAATGGAGTATGCCATTGGTGGGGTAGCGAGTTTGCCACTAATGGATTCGAAGAACAGGTACTTGTGTCATTTAATCTTAGCACCGAAACGTTTCAAACTACATCAATTGTTTGGCTACAAATAAATGATGCTCACCCTACGAGATCTTTGGTAGTGCTCAACGAGTCTGTTACTCTGATTTCTTCTTTTGATGAGGATAGTCGCATTGAAATGTCCATTTTGGGTGAAGTTGGTGTGAAAGAATCTTGGGTAAAACTTTTCACATTTACACTTGGACCTTTCTCCGATCTTCGTATACCAATCGTGAAAATGGGCAACAAAtgtgatataatattttttatcagaaATGACAGCAATGAATTGGCTTCTTTTGATGTCATCACGGGCAAAGTAATTCACAATATTAATATCAAAACACTCATGTTTAGTACATGGATTTATAAGGAAAGCCTCCTCTCTTTCACGAAAGAAATTAATTGA